One genomic region from Pontibaca methylaminivorans encodes:
- a CDS encoding aldehyde dehydrogenase family protein has product MLDRTTTDTQRLLIDGRRIAAGSGRSFETLNPATGEVLAHVAEADAGDVDAAVRSSRAALDGEWGHMRAADRGALLLRLAELVRQNADELTRIESLDSGKPVSAIRRQDLPAVIDTLTYYAGMADKINGQVIPARPDALTYTIREPLGVVGAIVPWNFPLMIGMWKIAPALACGCTVVLKPAEITPLSALMIGELALEAGIPAGVLNVVPGFGQVAGQAIVDHPDIDKVTFTGSPRVGHQILQGAAGNFKRVTLELGGKSANIIFPDADIDSAVKAAGSGIFFNTGQVCSAGSRILVHESIHDEVVERLAARAAGMRIGDPLESGTNMGPIVSEAQMNRILDYIDIGRKEGAHIVTGGNRIGDRGYYVEPTVFAGVHHEMRISQEEIFGPVAAVMPFADEDDAIRIANGTAYSLAAGVWTKDVTRAHRFTRELRAGTVWVNTYGPTDIRLPWGGVRDSGFGREHGEAAIDNFTEPKVVWINTGR; this is encoded by the coding sequence ATGCTTGATCGAACAACGACGGACACGCAGAGACTGCTGATCGACGGCCGCCGGATCGCCGCCGGATCGGGGCGCAGTTTCGAGACGCTCAATCCGGCCACGGGCGAGGTTCTGGCGCATGTGGCCGAGGCCGATGCCGGGGACGTCGATGCCGCGGTGCGATCGTCGCGGGCGGCGCTCGATGGCGAATGGGGGCATATGCGGGCAGCCGACCGCGGCGCGCTTCTGCTGCGGCTTGCCGAGCTGGTCCGGCAAAATGCCGATGAGCTCACCCGGATCGAAAGCCTCGATTCCGGCAAGCCGGTCTCGGCGATCCGGCGTCAGGATCTGCCGGCGGTGATCGACACCCTGACCTATTACGCGGGCATGGCCGACAAGATAAACGGCCAGGTGATCCCGGCGCGGCCCGATGCGCTGACCTATACCATCCGCGAGCCTCTGGGCGTCGTCGGCGCCATCGTGCCGTGGAATTTTCCGCTGATGATCGGCATGTGGAAGATCGCGCCCGCACTCGCCTGCGGCTGCACCGTGGTGCTGAAGCCGGCCGAGATTACCCCGCTCAGCGCCCTGATGATCGGCGAACTGGCGCTCGAGGCCGGGATTCCCGCCGGGGTGCTCAACGTGGTTCCGGGCTTCGGCCAGGTGGCCGGGCAGGCCATCGTCGATCACCCGGATATCGACAAGGTGACCTTTACCGGCTCGCCCCGTGTCGGGCATCAGATCCTGCAGGGCGCCGCCGGCAACTTCAAGCGCGTGACGCTGGAGCTGGGCGGAAAGTCCGCCAACATCATCTTCCCCGATGCGGATATCGACTCGGCGGTGAAGGCGGCGGGCTCGGGCATATTCTTCAACACCGGGCAGGTCTGTTCGGCGGGCTCCCGCATCCTCGTGCATGAAAGCATCCATGACGAGGTGGTCGAGCGCCTCGCCGCGCGCGCCGCTGGCATGCGCATCGGTGATCCGCTGGAAAGCGGCACCAACATGGGCCCGATCGTTTCCGAGGCCCAGATGAACCGCATTCTCGATTACATCGACATCGGCCGCAAGGAGGGCGCCCATATCGTCACCGGCGGCAACCGCATCGGTGACAGGGGCTATTATGTCGAGCCGACCGTCTTTGCCGGCGTGCACCACGAGATGCGGATCTCGCAGGAGGAAATCTTCGGCCCGGTAGCCGCGGTTATGCCCTTTGCCGACGAAGACGACGCGATCCGTATCGCCAACGGCACCGCCTACAGCCTCGCCGCCGGCGTCTGGACCAAGGACGTGACCCGCGCGCACCGGTTCACCCGTGAACTCAGGGCGGGGACGGTCTGGGTCAATACCTATGGACCGACCGATATCCGCCTGCCCTGGGGCGGAGTGCGCGACTCGGGCTTTGGCCGCGAACATGGCGAAGCCGCCATCGACAACTTCACCGAACCGAAAGTGGTCTGGATCAACACCGGGCGCTGA
- a CDS encoding methionyl-tRNA formyltransferase — protein sequence MRIAIIGQQAFGKAVLEAFIERGDEVAGVFCAPEKPGSRPDPLRLAAEERGLNLFQFPNLKGDEAAAALAALDADIGVMAYVLQFAPQSFVNIPRHGMIQYHPSLLPLYRGPSSINWPIIKGDSETGLTIFRPTDGLDEGPVILQETVPVGPEDTVGSVYFDHLFPLGVQAMLKAADSVVAGRHSETPQDEAAASYEGWCRDAESRIDWGAHIDQIHNLIRGCDPAPGAWTVVNGVKVHLFSARKQPVRRFADVQGKPGEIVSIGEQSIHVAAQGGVIEISKVRTASGHKLAAADFAYAHGLRAGERLESFTAPRIAVAS from the coding sequence ATGCGTATCGCCATCATTGGCCAGCAGGCATTCGGCAAGGCCGTGCTGGAAGCCTTCATCGAACGCGGCGACGAGGTCGCCGGCGTCTTCTGCGCCCCGGAAAAGCCGGGCTCCCGCCCCGATCCGCTGCGTCTTGCGGCCGAGGAACGGGGCCTGAACCTGTTTCAGTTCCCGAATCTCAAGGGTGACGAGGCCGCAGCCGCGCTTGCCGCACTCGACGCCGATATCGGGGTCATGGCCTATGTGCTGCAGTTCGCGCCGCAATCCTTTGTCAACATCCCGCGCCATGGCATGATCCAGTATCACCCGTCGCTGCTGCCGCTCTATCGTGGGCCAAGCTCGATCAACTGGCCGATCATCAAGGGCGATTCCGAAACCGGTCTGACCATCTTCCGCCCGACCGATGGCCTTGATGAAGGGCCCGTCATCCTGCAGGAAACGGTCCCCGTCGGCCCCGAAGACACGGTCGGATCGGTCTATTTCGATCACCTGTTCCCGCTCGGGGTGCAGGCGATGCTGAAGGCGGCCGACAGCGTGGTGGCCGGCCGCCACAGCGAGACCCCGCAGGACGAGGCCGCCGCCTCTTACGAAGGCTGGTGCCGTGACGCGGAATCGCGCATCGACTGGGGCGCCCATATCGACCAGATTCACAATCTGATCCGGGGTTGCGATCCGGCGCCGGGGGCCTGGACCGTCGTCAACGGCGTCAAGGTCCACCTGTTCTCGGCCCGCAAGCAGCCGGTTCGCCGCTTTGCCGATGTGCAGGGCAAGCCGGGCGAGATCGTCAGCATCGGGGAGCAGAGCATTCATGTCGCGGCGCAGGGCGGCGTGATCGAGATCTCCAAGGTGCGCACCGCCTCGGGGCACAAGCTCGCCGCGGCCGATTTCGCCTATGCCCACGGGCTGCGGGCGGGTGAGCGTCTCGAATCCTTCACGGCGCCCCGCATCGCCGTCGCAAGCTGA
- a CDS encoding aromatic amino acid ammonia-lyase, translating to MFQNHCHMGWKTALAAAFLFAAPLAQAGVNPVPPYEPITVTAEDETITLTGRDMTYGDVIRIARDGARVELADEAVQRAKDAYGLLLQGAAEGMPIYWFNRGAGSNRETVIFEGDPTSPENAEFLRKQQYARFANGARGGYGPEIHEEKLVRAIMAIRANTITYEAASPDLVRILVDMLNHRVTPVVMSRGTLGEGDLPTMGNIAATMVGVGDAYFEGERMPAREALERAGIEPLVPEGADQAALISTNAYAYAQVAIALAEAREVLEWADLSYAMALNGMNSSLTPISAPVQAMRPYDWLNWDAERVLDMLRGSYLFELDPERIIQDPESLRASSQRQGAAWQAWAVLRDSLHISINSSDHNPAVVPGITPDSSWELSTPHFKRYYVEGGPLSDGKSGFIFSNANWDPYPIANEIESFTIALTNMGVAVAQRIERFTNPFFTIVRPQDVIDPETADRHPVAHGGYLPTDLWQDLARLGTPVTPNGQAIIATVEDLEAQTRIKGQVARQAIDVLSHLVAQDLMTASYWMDIRRLQDPAREFGEAPTRAHAALREEIPWDMAPEDRPFRNPGQIIRDFMQEHPASEFYPGGPEEPEAAPIPRAGVMPE from the coding sequence ATGTTTCAGAACCATTGTCACATGGGCTGGAAAACCGCCCTGGCCGCGGCGTTCCTGTTCGCCGCGCCCCTCGCGCAGGCCGGGGTGAACCCGGTTCCGCCCTATGAACCGATCACCGTGACCGCGGAGGACGAGACGATCACGCTGACCGGGCGCGACATGACCTATGGGGATGTCATCCGTATCGCCCGTGACGGCGCCCGGGTCGAGCTTGCCGACGAGGCGGTGCAGCGGGCGAAGGATGCCTATGGGCTCCTGCTGCAGGGCGCGGCCGAGGGGATGCCGATCTACTGGTTCAACCGCGGCGCCGGGTCGAACCGCGAGACGGTGATTTTCGAGGGCGATCCGACCAGCCCCGAAAACGCGGAGTTCCTGCGCAAGCAGCAATATGCCCGCTTCGCCAACGGGGCGCGCGGCGGCTACGGGCCGGAGATCCACGAGGAAAAACTCGTCCGTGCCATCATGGCGATCCGCGCCAACACGATCACCTACGAGGCGGCAAGCCCCGACCTCGTGCGGATCCTAGTCGACATGCTCAATCACCGGGTGACACCGGTGGTGATGTCACGCGGCACGCTTGGCGAGGGCGACCTGCCCACCATGGGCAATATCGCCGCCACCATGGTCGGGGTCGGCGACGCCTATTTCGAGGGCGAGCGGATGCCCGCGCGCGAGGCGCTGGAACGCGCCGGCATCGAGCCGCTCGTGCCCGAGGGCGCCGATCAGGCGGCGCTGATCAGCACCAATGCCTATGCCTATGCGCAGGTGGCGATCGCGCTTGCGGAGGCGCGGGAGGTGCTCGAATGGGCCGATCTCAGCTATGCCATGGCGCTGAACGGCATGAATTCGAGCCTCACGCCGATTTCGGCCCCGGTGCAGGCGATGCGGCCCTATGACTGGCTGAACTGGGACGCCGAGCGCGTGCTTGACATGTTGCGCGGCAGCTACCTGTTCGAGCTGGACCCCGAGCGGATCATTCAGGATCCCGAAAGCCTGCGCGCCTCGTCGCAGCGGCAGGGGGCCGCGTGGCAGGCCTGGGCCGTGCTGCGGGATTCGCTGCATATCTCGATCAACTCGTCCGATCACAACCCGGCCGTCGTGCCCGGGATCACGCCCGACAGTTCATGGGAGCTCTCGACCCCGCATTTCAAGCGCTACTATGTCGAGGGCGGGCCGCTCAGCGACGGCAAGTCGGGCTTCATCTTTTCCAACGCGAACTGGGATCCCTACCCGATCGCCAACGAAATCGAGTCCTTCACCATCGCGCTGACCAACATGGGCGTGGCCGTGGCACAGCGGATCGAGCGGTTCACCAACCCGTTCTTTACCATCGTTCGCCCGCAGGACGTGATCGACCCCGAAACGGCTGACCGGCACCCGGTTGCCCATGGCGGCTATCTGCCGACCGATCTGTGGCAGGATCTGGCCCGGCTCGGCACGCCGGTCACCCCGAACGGGCAGGCCATCATCGCGACGGTCGAGGATCTCGAGGCGCAGACCCGCATCAAGGGGCAGGTGGCGCGCCAGGCGATCGACGTGCTGTCGCATCTGGTGGCGCAGGATCTGATGACCGCGTCCTACTGGATGGACATCCGCCGGCTGCAGGATCCGGCCCGCGAGTTCGGCGAGGCGCCGACCCGGGCGCATGCGGCCCTGCGCGAGGAGATCCCCTGGGACATGGCCCCGGAGGATCGCCCCTTCCGCAACCCCGGGCAGATCATCCGCGACTTCATGCAGGAGCATCCGGCCTCCGAATTCTACCCGGGCGGCCCCGAGGAGCCCGAAGCCGCCCCCATCCCCCGCGCCGGGGTGATGCCCGAATAA
- a CDS encoding substrate-binding domain-containing protein, translated as MIKIEIEPIWRFTRGEDAQSMQVMLDFLAEIRATGKITVAADRAGMSYRHAWNLIRKWSDFFATPLVVRRRGSGTTLTPFGEKLVWAGQRLDARLGPLLENLSQELESEINHMLQSGPLMLRVHASHGFAVPRLRELLAREPDLDVDFRYVSNQNSLVSLAHDGCDLAGMHLPQGELRKRAITISKGWLQPHIHRVIGLVTRELGLIVARGNPLGITTVERLLDPKVRFVNRETESGTRLLFDQLLAQHRVDASRINGYEHGEFTHAAVAAYVASGMADVAFGVEAAAHQFDLDFVRLLTEDYFFVCHKDILELDAVKRILQIMQGQAFHDMISTVPGYRLKDPGVIKTIPQVFRESK; from the coding sequence ATGATAAAAATAGAAATCGAGCCGATCTGGCGTTTCACGCGCGGCGAAGATGCGCAGTCGATGCAGGTCATGCTCGACTTTCTGGCAGAGATCAGGGCGACCGGGAAAATCACTGTCGCCGCTGACCGGGCCGGCATGTCCTATCGCCATGCCTGGAACCTCATCCGGAAATGGTCCGATTTCTTCGCCACGCCCCTCGTGGTGCGGCGGCGCGGCAGCGGCACCACGCTCACCCCTTTCGGGGAAAAGCTGGTCTGGGCCGGGCAGCGGCTCGATGCCCGGCTCGGGCCGCTGCTGGAGAACCTGTCACAGGAGCTTGAAAGCGAGATCAACCACATGCTGCAGAGCGGGCCCCTGATGCTGCGGGTCCATGCCAGTCACGGCTTCGCGGTGCCCCGCCTGCGTGAACTTCTGGCGCGGGAGCCCGATCTCGATGTCGATTTCCGCTATGTATCGAACCAGAATTCGCTGGTGTCGCTTGCGCATGACGGTTGCGATCTGGCCGGGATGCATCTGCCGCAGGGCGAATTGCGCAAGCGGGCGATCACGATCAGCAAGGGCTGGCTGCAGCCGCACATTCACCGCGTCATCGGGCTGGTCACGCGGGAACTCGGGCTGATCGTGGCGCGGGGCAATCCGCTCGGGATCACCACCGTGGAACGGCTGCTGGATCCGAAGGTGCGTTTCGTCAACCGCGAGACGGAATCCGGCACGCGGCTGCTGTTCGACCAGTTGCTGGCGCAGCACCGGGTGGATGCGTCACGCATCAACGGTTACGAACATGGCGAATTCACCCACGCCGCCGTTGCCGCCTATGTGGCGTCGGGCATGGCCGATGTAGCCTTCGGGGTCGAGGCGGCCGCGCATCAGTTCGACCTCGATTTCGTGCGCCTGCTGACCGAGGATTATTTCTTCGTCTGCCACAAGGACATCCTGGAGCTCGACGCCGTGAAGCGGATCCTCCAGATCATGCAGGGGCAGGCGTTTCACGACATGATCTCGACCGTGCCGGGCTACCGGCTCAAGGATCCGGGTGTCATCAAGACCATCCCCCAGGTGTTCCGGGAATCGAAATGA